One Ensifer adhaerens genomic region harbors:
- a CDS encoding sigma-54-dependent transcriptional regulator, translating to MQPTVYLVDDDNHLRKAMTQTLELAGLAVTPFASAAEALKTLDANFDGVVVSDIRMPGIDGLAFFRRIEAFDADLPVILVTGHGDIPMAVQALQDGVYDFIPKPFAADRLVQSVHRALEKRRLVMENRALKRAAETAGDNLPLIGQTPVMERLRQTIRHIADTDVDVLVAGETGSGKEVVATLLHNWSRRRNGNFVALNCGALPETVIESELFGHEQGAFTGALKKRIGRIEHASGGTLFLDEIEAMPPATQVKMLRVLEAREITPLGTNQVRPVDIRVIAAAKIDLGDPAQRGDFREDLYFRLNVVTLSIPPLRERRDDIPLLFSHFLTRAAERFKRDAPVVTSAVQRHLMTHAWPGNVRELSHFAERVALGVEGPLGQPIAPAEQSGFALPERLERYEAEILKEVLRAQRGDVKATIEALGIPRKTFYDKLQRHGINRADYAERAAPEKAGR from the coding sequence ATGCAGCCGACCGTCTATCTCGTCGACGACGACAACCATCTGCGCAAGGCGATGACGCAGACGCTGGAACTCGCCGGCCTCGCCGTTACCCCTTTTGCCAGCGCTGCCGAAGCGTTGAAGACGCTGGATGCGAATTTCGACGGCGTCGTCGTCAGCGATATCCGCATGCCGGGCATCGACGGCCTCGCCTTCTTCCGCCGCATCGAAGCTTTCGACGCGGATCTGCCGGTGATCCTGGTGACCGGCCATGGCGATATCCCGATGGCAGTGCAGGCGCTGCAGGATGGCGTCTACGACTTCATCCCCAAACCCTTTGCCGCCGACCGGCTGGTGCAGAGCGTGCATCGCGCGCTGGAAAAACGCCGGCTCGTGATGGAAAACCGCGCGCTGAAACGGGCCGCCGAGACGGCCGGCGACAACCTGCCGCTGATCGGCCAGACGCCGGTCATGGAACGTTTGCGCCAGACGATCCGGCACATTGCCGATACCGATGTCGACGTGCTCGTCGCCGGCGAGACGGGCAGCGGCAAGGAGGTGGTGGCGACGCTGCTCCACAATTGGAGCCGACGCCGCAACGGCAACTTCGTGGCGCTGAATTGCGGGGCGCTGCCCGAAACGGTGATCGAAAGCGAACTCTTCGGCCACGAACAGGGCGCCTTCACCGGCGCCTTGAAGAAGCGCATCGGCCGGATCGAGCATGCGAGCGGCGGCACGCTGTTCCTCGACGAGATCGAGGCGATGCCACCGGCGACTCAGGTGAAGATGCTGCGCGTTCTGGAAGCGCGCGAAATCACGCCGCTTGGCACCAACCAGGTTCGTCCGGTCGATATCCGCGTCATCGCGGCTGCCAAAATCGATCTTGGCGACCCGGCGCAGCGCGGCGATTTCCGGGAAGACCTCTACTTTAGATTGAATGTCGTAACGCTGTCGATCCCGCCGCTGCGCGAACGCCGAGACGATATCCCGCTGCTCTTCTCGCACTTCCTGACCCGGGCGGCCGAGCGCTTCAAGCGCGACGCGCCTGTGGTCACATCGGCCGTGCAGAGACATCTGATGACGCATGCCTGGCCGGGCAATGTGCGCGAGCTCTCGCACTTTGCAGAACGCGTGGCGCTTGGTGTCGAAGGTCCGCTGGGACAGCCGATTGCGCCCGCCGAACAGTCTGGATTTGCGCTCCCGGAACGGCTCGAACGCTACGAGGCGGAGATCCTGAAAGAGGTGTTGCGGGCTCAGCGCGGCGACGTCAAGGCGACGATCGAGGCGCTCGGCATTCCGCGCAAGACCTTCTACGATAAGCTCCAGCGCCACGGCATCAACCGTGCCGATTACGCCGAGCGGGCCGCACCGGAAAAGGCCGGCCGCTAG
- a CDS encoding sensor histidine kinase codes for MHNWAMFNALSAPLNLADLDQSMRRTWLVFAGLAVALLVAALLLAGEYGRSQALETVDAQSRIDANLKASLLRAVLERQRSTPLVLADDVEVMAALSTRGTEALQRLNEKLQALATNTDAAVIYVIGPDGVAVAASNWREPTSFVGNDYAFREYFRMAMRDGKAEHFAMGNVSKRPGLYISRRVQGPDGPIGVVVAKLEFDDVEAEWLASGKPVYVTDRRGIVLITSFPSWRFMTTRTIPRDRVAAIRDSLQFGDASLLPLPFRDIEPTSDGSSELRALLPGESERRFLRVETMVPTTSWRLEQLAPLDGAISAATREARLIALALLAPLLAFTAVLLRRRQTLALVSARDRAARDELETRVAERTHDLSLARDHLETEIADHRRTGEKLQAVQQELVQANRLAILGQVAAGVAHEINQPVATIRAYADNARTFLERGQQQTAVENLVSIAELTDRVGTITDELRSFARKGRFVAEPTPMRDVIEGAMMLLRSRFAGRMDAIVIDLPENGLSVLGSRIRLEQVLINLLQNALEALGTRSGAEIRVRCEDGPSGTVLLVVADNGPGIPLHIHEDLFTPFNTSKDEGLGLGLAISKEIVADYGGDITVETSDRGTVFTVRLKRA; via the coding sequence AAACTGTCGATGCCCAAAGCCGGATCGATGCCAATCTGAAGGCCTCGCTGCTGCGCGCCGTACTCGAACGCCAACGCTCGACGCCGCTGGTGCTGGCCGACGATGTCGAGGTGATGGCAGCCCTTTCGACCCGCGGCACAGAGGCGCTGCAACGGCTGAACGAGAAGCTGCAGGCGCTGGCGACCAACACGGACGCCGCTGTCATCTACGTGATCGGCCCCGATGGCGTCGCCGTCGCTGCCAGCAACTGGCGCGAGCCGACGAGTTTCGTTGGCAACGACTATGCCTTCCGCGAATATTTCCGCATGGCGATGCGCGACGGCAAGGCCGAGCATTTCGCCATGGGCAACGTCAGCAAGCGGCCGGGCCTCTACATTTCGCGTCGGGTCCAGGGTCCTGACGGCCCGATCGGCGTCGTCGTCGCCAAGCTCGAATTCGACGATGTGGAAGCCGAATGGCTCGCCTCCGGCAAGCCGGTCTACGTCACCGACCGGCGCGGCATCGTGCTGATCACCAGCTTCCCCTCCTGGCGCTTCATGACGACCAGAACAATTCCACGCGACCGCGTCGCCGCCATCCGCGACAGCCTGCAATTTGGCGATGCCTCGCTGCTGCCGCTGCCCTTCCGCGACATCGAGCCGACCAGCGATGGCTCCAGCGAGTTGCGCGCACTGTTGCCGGGCGAAAGCGAACGTCGGTTCCTCCGGGTCGAAACCATGGTTCCGACCACCAGCTGGCGGCTGGAGCAGCTAGCACCGCTCGATGGCGCGATCTCGGCGGCAACCCGCGAGGCCCGGCTGATTGCCCTGGCCCTCCTCGCACCGCTGCTCGCTTTTACCGCGGTCCTCCTGCGCCGCCGCCAGACGCTGGCACTGGTGTCTGCGCGCGATCGCGCCGCGCGCGACGAGCTGGAGACCCGCGTGGCGGAGCGCACACATGACCTCAGCCTTGCCCGCGATCATCTCGAAACGGAGATCGCCGACCACCGGCGTACTGGCGAGAAGCTGCAGGCGGTGCAGCAGGAACTGGTTCAGGCGAACCGGCTGGCGATCCTTGGCCAGGTGGCGGCCGGCGTCGCCCACGAGATCAACCAGCCGGTCGCGACCATCCGCGCCTATGCCGACAACGCCCGCACCTTCCTCGAACGCGGCCAGCAGCAGACCGCGGTCGAGAACCTTGTCAGCATCGCCGAACTGACCGATCGGGTCGGCACCATCACCGACGAACTCAGAAGCTTCGCTCGCAAGGGCCGCTTCGTCGCCGAGCCGACGCCCATGCGCGACGTGATCGAGGGGGCGATGATGTTGCTGCGCAGCCGCTTTGCCGGCCGCATGGATGCGATCGTCATCGACCTGCCGGAAAATGGCCTCAGCGTCCTCGGCAGCCGCATCCGGCTCGAGCAGGTGCTGATCAACCTTTTGCAAAATGCCCTGGAAGCGCTCGGCACGCGCAGCGGCGCCGAGATCCGCGTGCGCTGCGAGGACGGTCCCTCCGGGACGGTTTTGCTCGTCGTTGCCGATAACGGCCCAGGCATTCCCCTGCACATCCACGAGGATCTGTTCACGCCGTTCAACACCTCGAAGGATGAAGGGCTCGGCCTCGGCCTTGCCATCTCCAAGGAGATCGTCGCCGACTATGGCGGCGATATCACCGTCGAAACCAGCGACAGGGGCACCGTCTTCACGGTTCGCCTGAAGAGGGCCTGA